In Streptomyces sp. HUAS ZL42, the DNA window CCTCGACCAGGTCTGCACCCGCATGTGGGACGTGCAGCGCGGCGCGGTGCACGAGTACGAGGGCGGCTACTCCGACTACGTCTTCGCCCGCGCCGAGCGCGAGCGCATCGCCGCCACGGAGGAGGCCAAGCGGCAGAACCTCGTCCGCAAGGAGCTGGCCTGGCTGCGGCGCGGCGCCCCCGCCCGTACGTCCAAGCCCCGCTTCCGCGTCGAGGCCGCCAACGAGCTCATCAAGGACGTGCCGCCGCCCCGGGACAGCAGCGAGCTGATGAAGTTCGCCTCCTCACGGCTCGGCAAGACCGTCTTCGACCTCGAGGACGTCACCGTGCAGGCCGGCCCCAAGGTGCTCCTCAAGCATGTGACGTGGCAGCTCGGGCCCGGCGACCGCATCGGTCTCGTCGGCGTCAACGGCGCGGGCAAGACGTCCCTGCTGCGGGCCATGGCCGAGGCCGCCCGGACGGAGGGTGAGACGCAGCCCGCCGGAGGCCGCGTCAGCGTCGGCAAGACCGTCAAGCTCGCCTACCTCTCCCAGGAGGTCGGCGAACTCGACCCGAACCTGCGGGTCCTGGAAGCCGTCCAGCGGGTCCGCGAGCGCGTCGACCTCGGCAAGGGGCGGGAGATGACCGCCGGTCAGTTGTGCGAGACGTTCGGTTTCACCAAGGAGAAGCAGTGGACGCCGGTGGGGGACCTGTCCGGCGGTGAGCGGCGCCGGCTCCAGCTGCTGCGCCTGCTCATGGACGAGCCGAACGTCCTCTTCCTCGACGAGCCCACCAACGACCTCGACATCGAGACCCTCACCCAGCTCGAGGACGTCCTCGACGGCTGGCCCGGCTCGATGATCGTCATCTCCCACGACCGGTTCTTCGTCGAGCGGACGACGGACCGGGTCCTCGCCCTGCTCGGCGACGCCACGCTGCGGATGCTGCCGCGCGGCATCGACGAGTACCTGGAGCGACGGCACCGCATGGAGGAGGCCGCGGCGGCCGCGGCTCCGGTGGCGGCCAAGCCCGCGCCCGAGAAGAACGCCGCAGACCAGCGCGCCGCCAAGAAGGAGCTGCAGAGGATCGAGCGGCAGTTGGACAGGATCTCCGAGAAGGAGACCAGGCTGCACGCGCAGATCGCCGAGAACGCGACGGAGTTCGCGAAGGTGGCCGAACTCGACGCCGAGCTGCGCGTGTTGGCGGGGGAGCGCGAGGAGCTGGAGATGCGCTGGCTCGAACTTGCCGAGGACGCATAGGCGTTGCGGGGCGCGAGGTCGCGGC includes these proteins:
- a CDS encoding ABC-F family ATP-binding cassette domain-containing protein → MAVNLVNVENVSKVYGTRTLLDGISLGVSEGDRIGVVGRNGDGKTTLIRMLAKLEEADSGRVTHSGGLRMGVLTQHDSLDPEATVRHEVIRDLADHEWAGNAKIRDVLTGLFGGLDLPGFPQGLDTVIGPLSGGERRRIALAKLLIEEQDLIVLDEPTNHLDVEGIAWLAGHLQVRRSALVCVTHDRWFLDQVCTRMWDVQRGAVHEYEGGYSDYVFARAERERIAATEEAKRQNLVRKELAWLRRGAPARTSKPRFRVEAANELIKDVPPPRDSSELMKFASSRLGKTVFDLEDVTVQAGPKVLLKHVTWQLGPGDRIGLVGVNGAGKTSLLRAMAEAARTEGETQPAGGRVSVGKTVKLAYLSQEVGELDPNLRVLEAVQRVRERVDLGKGREMTAGQLCETFGFTKEKQWTPVGDLSGGERRRLQLLRLLMDEPNVLFLDEPTNDLDIETLTQLEDVLDGWPGSMIVISHDRFFVERTTDRVLALLGDATLRMLPRGIDEYLERRHRMEEAAAAAAPVAAKPAPEKNAADQRAAKKELQRIERQLDRISEKETRLHAQIAENATEFAKVAELDAELRVLAGEREELEMRWLELAEDA